CGCCACTCCCACGCCGGACCTCTCCACGCCGAACGCTCCCTCCCGTTCCTCCGCCTCGCGGCAGCCTCCCGCCCGCCTGCCGCCCACCCTGATCCGAGGCCTCCCACGTTCAGCCGTGCCCATCAGCGGCCCTTCCCTTCCGTCACGTCGCCTACGAGTCGCACCGCCCCCGTCCCGAACCCGTCCGTCGCACCAACCGGCGTCCCCTCCGCCACCCCGGAAGGGAGCACCCCATGACCCACCCCCACGCCGACCGGGCAACCCCGGGGACGACGGCAGCGGGACACAAGGGCGCCACCCTCGCCCTCGCCACCGCCGCCCCCGTCCCTCTGGACGCCCTGCGCAGCCACCTCGACACCCACCTCCACGGCCCCGCCCGGGTCTGGTTCCAGCGGGCTCTCGACGAGGCAGCCCGGCAGCCCGGCACCCACGGGCCCATCTCCGTGTGGGAGTTGCGCCTGGCCGAAGCCGGCCGCCGCTGCGGCAGCCGGTACGCCGACGCCGTGCGCGTCCTCATCCTCGACGCGGCCCGCGCCGACCCGGCCGCCCTCACCCGCGTCTATTTCCAGGGCACCGCCGACGAGCGCCGCGCCGTCCTGCACGCCCTGCCCCACCTGGTGCCCGGCCCCGACGCCCTGCCGCTGATCGAGGACGCCCTGCGCACGAACGACACCCGGCTCCTCGCCGCCGCCGTCGGCCCCTACGCCGCCCGCCATCTCGACGCCCACGGCTGGCGCCATGCCGTACTGAAGTGCCTCTTCGCCGGGGTGTCCGTCGACGCGGTGGCGGACCTCGAACACCGGGCCCGCGCCGACGCCGAACTCGCCCGCATGCTCGGCGACCACGCCGCGGAACGCACCGCCGCAGGCCGCCCCGTCCCCCAGGACCTGCGCCGCGTCCTGGCCCTGACCGCGGTAGACCCGCAGGCCGCAGATCCGCAGGCCGCAGATCCGCAGGCCGCAGATCCGCAGGCCGTAGGCCCCCACGCCGTAGGCCCGCACGCCACAGAGCCACATACCGCCGTAGATCTCCCCCGCACGGACCCTCAGTGCCAGGGCGCCAGTCCCCACCGCCCGGCCCACCCCCGCCGCAAGGAGTCCTGATGCGTATCTTCGACCCGCATGTCCATATGACCTCCAGGACCACCGACGACTACGAGGCGATGTACGCGGCCGGTGTCCGCGCCCTCGTCGAACCGTCCTTCTGGCTGGGCCAGCCGCGCACCTCGCCCGCCTCCTTCCTCGACTACTTCGACTCCCTCCTCGGCTGGGAACCCTTCCGCGCCGCCCAGTACGGCATCGCCCACCACTGCACGCTCGCCCTCAACCCCAAGGAGGCGAACGACCCGCGCTGCGTCCCCGTCCTGGACGAGCTGCCCCGCTACCTCGTCAAGGACCAGGTCGTCGCCGTGGGCGAGATCGGCTACGACTCGATGACCCCCGCCGAGGACACCGCCCTCGCCGCCCAGCTCCAGCTGGCCGCCGACCACGAGCTGCCCGCGCTGGTGCACACCCCGCACCGCGACAAGCTCGCCGGTCTGCGCCGCACCCTCGACGTCGTCGGGGAGTCCGCCCTGCCCCCGGAGCGGGTCCTGATCGACCACCTCAGCGAGACCACCGTGAAGGAGGCCAAGGACGCGGGCTGCTGGCTGGGCTTCTCGGTCTATCCGGACACCAAGATGGACGAAGGCCGGATGATCGAGATCCTGCGGACGTACGGGCCGGAACAGGTCCTGGTGAACTCCGCCGCCGACTGGGGCCGCAGCGACCCCCTCAAGACCCGCAGGGTCGGTGACCTGATGCTGGCGCAGGGCTTCGGCGAGGACGACGTCGACCTGGTCCTGTGGCGCAACCCCGTCGCCTTCTACGGGCTCAGCGGCCGCCTGAACCTCGACGTCACCCCCTCCGAGGCGACCCACGAGGGCAACTCGATCCTGCGCGGCGGGGAGTGAGCGATGCGCTTCCGCCACCCCGACGGCAGCACCGTCCACCTCGCCTACTGCACCAACGTCCACCCCGCCGAGACCCTCGACGGTGTCCGTGCCCAACTGCGCGACCACTGCGAACCCGTCCGTCGGCGCCTGGGCCGCGACCGGCTCGGCATCGGCCTGTGGCTCGCCAAGGACGCCGCTCACACCCTGGACACCGACCCGTCCGCCCTGCGCGCCCTGCGCACGGAACTGGACCGGCGCGGCCTCGAGGTCGTCACCCTCAACGGCTTCCCCTACGAGGGCTTCGGCGGCGACGAGGTCAAGTACCGCGTCTACCAGCCGGACTGGTCCGACCCGGCACGCCTCGACCACACCACCGCCCTGGCCCGTATCCTCGCCGGACTCCTCCCCGACGACGTCACCGAGGGCAGCATCTCGACCCTCCCCCTCGGCTGGCGCACCGCCTGGAACGCCGAACGCGCGAAGACGGCCCACTCCGCCCTGCTCACCCTCGCCGACCGCCTCGACGCGCTCGCCGAGCTGACCGGCCGCTCCGTCCGCGTCGGGCTCGAACCGGAGCCCGGCTGCACCGTCGAGACCACCGGCGACGCCCTCGCCCCGCTCACGGCCGTCGGCCACCCGCGCATCGGCGTCTGCATCGACACCTGCCACCTCGCCACCTCCTTCGAAGATCCGCACACCGCCCTGGACGCCCTCGCCGAAGCCCGCGTCCCCGTCGTCAAATCCCAGCTGTCAGCCGCCCTGCACGCAGAACACCCCCGTCTCCCCGCCGTCCGCGAAGCCCTCGCCGCGTTCGACGAACCCCGCTTCCTGCACCAGACCCGCACCGTCACCGCCACCGGTCTGCACGGAGTGGACGACCTCGGCGAGGCCCTCGACGGCACCGTCCTGCCCGACGCCACGCCCTGGCGCGCCCACTTCCACGTCCCGCTGCACGCGGCCCCCGCCGCGCCCCTCACCTCCACGCTCCCCGTGCTGAAAGCCGCGCTGACCCGGCTCGTCGCCGGTCCGCACCCACTCACCCGGCACCTCGAAGTCGAGACCTACACCTGGCAGGCCCTCCCAGCCGAGCTGCGACCCCGTGCCCGCGCCCAGCTCGCGGACGGCATCGCCGCCGAACTCTCGCTGGTCCGGGACCTGTTGACGGACCTCGGCCTCAAGGAGCTCCCATGACCGCACCCATCACCGCTCCCGTGCCCGAGAGCACCCCGGCATCAGCCCCGGCCGGGCAGCCCGCCGTCCCGCACGGCCCGGTCCCTCTCCTCGTCCTCGACGTCGTCGGCCTCACCCCCCGTCTCCTCGCTCACATGCCCCGT
This window of the Streptomyces sp. NBC_01275 genome carries:
- a CDS encoding EboA domain-containing protein codes for the protein MTHPHADRATPGTTAAGHKGATLALATAAPVPLDALRSHLDTHLHGPARVWFQRALDEAARQPGTHGPISVWELRLAEAGRRCGSRYADAVRVLILDAARADPAALTRVYFQGTADERRAVLHALPHLVPGPDALPLIEDALRTNDTRLLAAAVGPYAARHLDAHGWRHAVLKCLFAGVSVDAVADLEHRARADAELARMLGDHAAERTAAGRPVPQDLRRVLALTAVDPQAADPQAADPQAADPQAVGPHAVGPHATEPHTAVDLPRTDPQCQGASPHRPAHPRRKES
- a CDS encoding TatD family hydrolase codes for the protein MRIFDPHVHMTSRTTDDYEAMYAAGVRALVEPSFWLGQPRTSPASFLDYFDSLLGWEPFRAAQYGIAHHCTLALNPKEANDPRCVPVLDELPRYLVKDQVVAVGEIGYDSMTPAEDTALAAQLQLAADHELPALVHTPHRDKLAGLRRTLDVVGESALPPERVLIDHLSETTVKEAKDAGCWLGFSVYPDTKMDEGRMIEILRTYGPEQVLVNSAADWGRSDPLKTRRVGDLMLAQGFGEDDVDLVLWRNPVAFYGLSGRLNLDVTPSEATHEGNSILRGGE
- the eboE gene encoding metabolite traffic protein EboE → MRFRHPDGSTVHLAYCTNVHPAETLDGVRAQLRDHCEPVRRRLGRDRLGIGLWLAKDAAHTLDTDPSALRALRTELDRRGLEVVTLNGFPYEGFGGDEVKYRVYQPDWSDPARLDHTTALARILAGLLPDDVTEGSISTLPLGWRTAWNAERAKTAHSALLTLADRLDALAELTGRSVRVGLEPEPGCTVETTGDALAPLTAVGHPRIGVCIDTCHLATSFEDPHTALDALAEARVPVVKSQLSAALHAEHPRLPAVREALAAFDEPRFLHQTRTVTATGLHGVDDLGEALDGTVLPDATPWRAHFHVPLHAAPAAPLTSTLPVLKAALTRLVAGPHPLTRHLEVETYTWQALPAELRPRARAQLADGIAAELSLVRDLLTDLGLKELP